The Chrysemys picta bellii isolate R12L10 chromosome 12, ASM1138683v2, whole genome shotgun sequence genome has a segment encoding these proteins:
- the LOC103306869 gene encoding uncharacterized protein LOC103306869: protein MAASQRGRKKAQPRRKQKHYGRKSQTKQRKSRDKRRRQARQKPAGKRGKSPQGKKPSPAPYDAKMLRQLQRDNKLLSPKAKGLMFSFVNDIYKKVSSEAERLRKQSRRPTIGPSQMQAALQQVMPRKRVRRSATPVSKRFH, encoded by the coding sequence ATGGCTGCTTCccagagagggaggaagaaggcCCAGCCTCGGAGGAAACAAAAGCACTATGGGAGGAAGTCCCAGACCAAGCAGAGGAAGTCCCGGGACAAGCGAAGGAGGCAAGCCAGGCAGAAGCCAGCGGGGAAGCGTGGAAAGAGCCCCCAGGGGAAGAAGCCCTCTCCCGCCCCATACGACGCCAAGATGCTGAGGCAGCTGCAACGGGACAACAAGCTCCTATCACCCAAGGCCAAAGGGCTGATGTTCTCCTTCGTGAACGACATCTACAAAAAGGTGTCCAGCGAGGCCGAACGCCTGAGGAAGCAGAGCCGCCGCCCCACGATTGGCCCTTCGCAGATGCAAGCCGCCCTGCAGCAGGTGATGCCAAGGAAACGGGTCAGGCGCTCGGCCACCCCGGTCTCAAAGAGGTTTCACTAG